A DNA window from Camelina sativa cultivar DH55 chromosome 17, Cs, whole genome shotgun sequence contains the following coding sequences:
- the LOC104757799 gene encoding LRR receptor-like serine/threonine-protein kinase FEI 1 isoform X2: MMGICEMKSCCSWLLLISLLCALSNENLAISPDGEALLSFRNAVSRSDSFIHQWRPEDPDPCKWNGVTCDAKTKRVITLNLTYHKIMGPLPPEIGKLDHLRLLMLHSNDLYGSIPTALGNCTALEEIYLQSNYFTGPIPAEIGDLPGLQKLDMSSNTLSGAIPPSLGQLKKLANFNVSNNFLVGEIPSDGVLPGFSKNSFIGNLNLCGKQIDVVCQDDSRNPSSNSQSGQNPKKNSGKLLISASATVGALLLVALMCFWGCFLYKKLGKVEIKSLAKDVGGGASIVMFHGDLPYSSKDIIKKLEMLNEEHIIGCGGFGTVYKLAMDDGNVFALKRILKLNEGFDRFFERELEILGSIKHRYLVNLRGYCNSPTSKLLLYDYLPGGSLDEALHERGEQLDWDSRVNIIIGAAKGLSYLHHDCSPRIIHRDIKSSNILLDGNLEARVSDFGLAKLLEDEESHITTIVAGTFGYLAPEYMQSGRATEKTDVYSFGVLVLEILSGKRPTDASFIERGLNVVGWLKFLISEKRPREIVDPNCEGMQIESLDALLSIATQCVSSSPEERPTMHRVVQLLESEVMTPCPSEFYDSSSD; the protein is encoded by the exons ATGATGGGCATCTGTGAGATGAAAAGCTGCTGCTCATGGCTTCTTTTGATCTCATTGCTTTGTGCACTATCAAACGAAAATCTAGCCATTAGTCCTGACG GGGAGGCGCTTCTGAGCTTCAGAAATGCAGTTAGTAGATCAGATAGTTTCATCCATCAGTGGAGACCAGAAGATCCAGATCCATGTAAATGGAATGGAGTAACATGTGATGCAAAAACGAAGAGAGTGATAACCTT GAATCTTACTTATCACAAAATAATGGGACCTTTACCTCCTGAGATTGGAAAGCTGGACCATTTAAGGCTCTT AATGCTTCACAGCAATGATTTATATGGATCAATACCTACAGCGTTGGGAAATTGCACGGCATTGGAGGAAAT TTACTTGCAGAGTAACTACTTCACTGGACCAATCCCAGCTGAGATAGGAGACTTGCCTGGCCTTCAAAAGCT GGACATGTCAAGCAACACTCTCAGTGGAGCTATCCCTCCTTCGCTTGGGCAGTTGAAAAAGCTTGCTAACTT CAATGTCTCAAACAACTTCCTGGTGGGGGAAATACCTTCTGACGGGGTGCTCCCTGGATTTTCTAAGAACtc CTTCATTGGAAACCTTAACTTGTGTGGAAAGCAAATTGATGTCGTGTGCCAAGATGATAGTCGAAACCCTTCTTCAAATTCTCAATCAG GtcaaaatccaaagaaaaactCGGGTAAGCTGCTTATTAGTGCATCAGCAACCGTAGGTGCGCTGCTTCTAGTGGCACTGATGTGTTTCTGGGGAtgctttttatataaaaagctCGGTAAAGTCGAGATTAAAAGCCTTGCAAAGGATGTTGGTGGAG GTGCGTCTATTGTGATGTTCCACGGAGATTTGCCTTACTCGTCCAAAGATATTATTAAGAAGCTGGAAATGTTGAATGAAGAGCACATTATCGGATGTGGAGGCTTTGGAACAGTGTATAAGCTGGCCATGGATGATGGCAACGTTTTTGCATTGAAGAGAATTCTTAAACTAAACGAAGGGTTTGATCGTTTTTTTGAGCGGGAGCTTGAGATTCTTGGCAGCATCAAACACAGATACCTAGTGAATCTACGTGGATATTGCAATTCGCCAACATCAAAGCTACTGTTATATGATTACTTGCCCGGTGGTAGCCTTGATGAAGCACTTCATG AGAGAGGCGAGCAACTGGACTGGGATTCGCGTGTAAATATCATCATAGGAGCTGCGAAAGGGTTATCATATTTGCATCATGATTGTTCTCCTAGGATTATACATCGTGATATAAAGTCGAGCAACATTTTGCTTGATGGCAATCTCGAGGCACGGGTATCAGATTTTGGTCTAGCCAAGTTGTTGGAAGACGAAGAATCCCATATTACAACCATTGTTGCAGGCACATTTGGGTACTTAGCTCCAG AATATATGCAAAGCGGTAGAGCAACCGAGAAAACAGATGTATACagttttggggttttggttCTTGAAATCTTGAGTGGGAAGCGACCAACCGATGCTTCCTTCATTGAGAGAGGCCTTAACGTTGTTGGTTGG CTAAAGTTCTTAATCAGCGAGAAACGGCCAAGGGAGATCGTTGATCCTAACTGTGAAGGAATGCAGATAGAGAGCCTGGATGCTCTTCTATCAATAGCAACACAGTGTGTGTCTTCGAGTCCAGAAGAGCGTCCCACGATGCATCGGGTTGTCCAGTTACTTGAATCAGAAGTCATGACTCCTTGCCCCAGCGAATTTTATGATTCCAGCTCTGATTAA
- the LOC104759691 gene encoding probable aspartic protease At2g35615, with the protein MVTKTFLFCSLLAIIFLFTSTSSAHGRILTVELIHRDSPHSPLYNPHHTVSDRLNAAFLRSISRSRRFTTKTDLQSGLVSNGGEYFMSISIGTPPSKVLAIADTGSDLTWIQCKPCQQCYKQNSPLFDKNKSSTYKTASCDSKSCQALSEHEEGCDASRDICKYRYSYGDESFTKGEVATETISIDSSSGSPVSFPGTAFGCGYNNGGTFEETGSGIIGLGGGPLSLVSQLGSSIGKKFSYCLSHTSSTTNGTSVINLGTNSIPSKPSDDSATLTTPLVVKVPDTYYFLTLEAITVGKTKLPYTGGGYNLNAKTKKTTGNIIIDSGTTLTLLDSGFYDDFGAAVEKSVTGAKRVSDPQGVLTHCYKSGDNEIGLPEITMHFTNADVKLSPINAFVKLSEDMVCMSIIPTTEIAIYGNLAQMDFLVGYDLETKTVSFQSVDCSGNL; encoded by the coding sequence atggTAACCAAAACATTCCTCTTCTGTTCTCTCTTAGCCATCATCTTCTTGTTCACTTCCACTTCTTCAGCTCACGGGAGAATCCTAACCGTCGAGCTAATCCATCGTGACTCTCCTCATTCACCACTCTACAACCCTCACCACACCGTCTCCGACCGTCTAAACGCAGCTTTCCTCCGTTCAATCTCCCGTTCCCGCCGTTTCACAACCAAAACCGATCTCCAATCCGGTTTAGTCTCAAATGGTGGCGAATACTTCATGTCCATCTCCATCGGTACTCCACCTTCTAAAGTCTTAGCCATCGCTGACACGGGAAGTGACCTAACGTGGATCCAGTGCAAGCCATGTCAACAATGTTACAAGCAAAACAGTCCACTCTTCGACAAGAACAAATCTTCCACCTACAAAACCGCATCTTGTGATTCAAAATCCTGCCAGGCTTTGTCTGAACACGAAGAAGGGTGCGACGCATCGAGAGACATCTGCAAATACCGTTACTCTTATGGAGACGAATCGTTTACCAAAGGAGAAGTTGCAACCGAAACAATCTCCATCGATTCTTCCTCTGGCTCCCCTGTTTCTTTCCCTGGTACAGCCTTCGGCTGCGGTTACAACAACGGTGGTACATTCGAAGAAACCGGATCCGGAATCATTGGACTCGGAGGCGGTCCGTTATCGTTAGTCTCCCAGCTCGGGTCTTCGATAGGTAAGAAGTTCTCTTATTGCTTGTCACACACGTCATCTACCACAAACGGCACAAGCGTCATAAACCTAGGAACCAACTCGATACCTTCCAAGCCAAGCGACGATTCCGCTACGCTCACTACGCCACTAGTCGTAAAAGTCCCCGACACTTACTATTTCTTGACTCTCGAGGCAATCACCGTCGGCAAGACCAAGCTACCATACACCGGAGGAGGATACAATCTAAACgccaaaacaaagaagacaacCGGGAACATCATAATCGATTCCGGCACTACGCTCACGCTTCTCGACTCAGGGTTTTACGATGATTTTGGTGCGGCGGTGGAAAAATCAGTGACGGGAGCAAAACGTGTGAGTGATCCACAAGGGGTTCTAACACACTGTTACAAATCCGGAGACAACGAGATCGGTTTGCCGGAGATAACAATGCATTTCACTAACGCCGACGTGAAGCTGAGTCCGATCAACGCGTTCGTGAAACTCAGTGAAGATATGGTCTGCATGAGTATAATCCCGACAACTGAAATTGCTATCTACGGGAACTTAGCTCAGATGGACTTTCTTGTCGGGTATGACTTGGAGACCAAAACCGTGTCGTTTCAAAGCGTGGATTGTTCTGGTAACTTGTGA
- the LOC104757799 gene encoding LRR receptor-like serine/threonine-protein kinase FEI 1 isoform X1 — protein MMGICEMKSCCSWLLLISLLCALSNENLAISPDGEALLSFRNAVSRSDSFIHQWRPEDPDPCKWNGVTCDAKTKRVITLNLTYHKIMGPLPPEIGKLDHLRLLMLHSNDLYGSIPTALGNCTALEEIYLQSNYFTGPIPAEIGDLPGLQKLDMSSNTLSGAIPPSLGQLKKLANFNVSNNFLVGEIPSDGVLPGFSKNSFIGNLNLCGKQIDVVCQDDSRNPSSNSQSGQNPKKNSGKLLISASATVGALLLVALMCFWGCFLYKKLGKVEIKSLAKDVGGGASIVMFHGDLPYSSKDIIKKLEMLNEEHIIGCGGFGTVYKLAMDDGNVFALKRILKLNEGFDRFFERELEILGSIKHRYLVNLRGYCNSPTSKLLLYDYLPGGSLDEALHVERGEQLDWDSRVNIIIGAAKGLSYLHHDCSPRIIHRDIKSSNILLDGNLEARVSDFGLAKLLEDEESHITTIVAGTFGYLAPEYMQSGRATEKTDVYSFGVLVLEILSGKRPTDASFIERGLNVVGWLKFLISEKRPREIVDPNCEGMQIESLDALLSIATQCVSSSPEERPTMHRVVQLLESEVMTPCPSEFYDSSSD, from the exons ATGATGGGCATCTGTGAGATGAAAAGCTGCTGCTCATGGCTTCTTTTGATCTCATTGCTTTGTGCACTATCAAACGAAAATCTAGCCATTAGTCCTGACG GGGAGGCGCTTCTGAGCTTCAGAAATGCAGTTAGTAGATCAGATAGTTTCATCCATCAGTGGAGACCAGAAGATCCAGATCCATGTAAATGGAATGGAGTAACATGTGATGCAAAAACGAAGAGAGTGATAACCTT GAATCTTACTTATCACAAAATAATGGGACCTTTACCTCCTGAGATTGGAAAGCTGGACCATTTAAGGCTCTT AATGCTTCACAGCAATGATTTATATGGATCAATACCTACAGCGTTGGGAAATTGCACGGCATTGGAGGAAAT TTACTTGCAGAGTAACTACTTCACTGGACCAATCCCAGCTGAGATAGGAGACTTGCCTGGCCTTCAAAAGCT GGACATGTCAAGCAACACTCTCAGTGGAGCTATCCCTCCTTCGCTTGGGCAGTTGAAAAAGCTTGCTAACTT CAATGTCTCAAACAACTTCCTGGTGGGGGAAATACCTTCTGACGGGGTGCTCCCTGGATTTTCTAAGAACtc CTTCATTGGAAACCTTAACTTGTGTGGAAAGCAAATTGATGTCGTGTGCCAAGATGATAGTCGAAACCCTTCTTCAAATTCTCAATCAG GtcaaaatccaaagaaaaactCGGGTAAGCTGCTTATTAGTGCATCAGCAACCGTAGGTGCGCTGCTTCTAGTGGCACTGATGTGTTTCTGGGGAtgctttttatataaaaagctCGGTAAAGTCGAGATTAAAAGCCTTGCAAAGGATGTTGGTGGAG GTGCGTCTATTGTGATGTTCCACGGAGATTTGCCTTACTCGTCCAAAGATATTATTAAGAAGCTGGAAATGTTGAATGAAGAGCACATTATCGGATGTGGAGGCTTTGGAACAGTGTATAAGCTGGCCATGGATGATGGCAACGTTTTTGCATTGAAGAGAATTCTTAAACTAAACGAAGGGTTTGATCGTTTTTTTGAGCGGGAGCTTGAGATTCTTGGCAGCATCAAACACAGATACCTAGTGAATCTACGTGGATATTGCAATTCGCCAACATCAAAGCTACTGTTATATGATTACTTGCCCGGTGGTAGCCTTGATGAAGCACTTCATG TAGAGAGAGGCGAGCAACTGGACTGGGATTCGCGTGTAAATATCATCATAGGAGCTGCGAAAGGGTTATCATATTTGCATCATGATTGTTCTCCTAGGATTATACATCGTGATATAAAGTCGAGCAACATTTTGCTTGATGGCAATCTCGAGGCACGGGTATCAGATTTTGGTCTAGCCAAGTTGTTGGAAGACGAAGAATCCCATATTACAACCATTGTTGCAGGCACATTTGGGTACTTAGCTCCAG AATATATGCAAAGCGGTAGAGCAACCGAGAAAACAGATGTATACagttttggggttttggttCTTGAAATCTTGAGTGGGAAGCGACCAACCGATGCTTCCTTCATTGAGAGAGGCCTTAACGTTGTTGGTTGG CTAAAGTTCTTAATCAGCGAGAAACGGCCAAGGGAGATCGTTGATCCTAACTGTGAAGGAATGCAGATAGAGAGCCTGGATGCTCTTCTATCAATAGCAACACAGTGTGTGTCTTCGAGTCCAGAAGAGCGTCCCACGATGCATCGGGTTGTCCAGTTACTTGAATCAGAAGTCATGACTCCTTGCCCCAGCGAATTTTATGATTCCAGCTCTGATTAA
- the LOC104757798 gene encoding pentatricopeptide repeat-containing protein At1g31430, with amino-acid sequence MSMGSVQTPSLLMYNKMLKSLAETKSYTKVLALFGELRGQGLYPDSFTLPVVLKSIGRLRKVLEGEKVHGYAVKAGLEFDSYVSNSLMGMYASSGKMEITHKVFDEMPQRDVVSWNGLISSYVGHGRFEDAVAVFKRMSQESNLKADESTIVSTLSACSVLKNLEVGEKIYKYVVTEFEMSVKIGNTLVDMFCKCGCLDKARAVFDSIRDKNVKCWTSMVSGYVSNGKIDEARELFERSPVKDVVLWTAMMNGYVQFNRFDEALDLFRCMQTEGIRPDNFVLVSLLTGCAQSGALEQGKWIHGYIRENRVTVDKVVGTALVDMYAKCGCIETALGVFYEMKERDTASWTSLIYGLAMNGMSGRALDLYNEMEHIGVRVDDITFVAVLTACNHGGFVEEGRRIFYSMNKVHKIQPKSEHCSCLIDLLCRAGLLDEAEDLISEMRSENDETLVPVYCSLLSAARNYGNVEIAERVAEKLEKVEVSDSSAHTLLASVYASANRWEDVTNVRRKMKDMGIRKFPGCSSIKIEGVCHEFILGDDPSSHPKMDEINSMLHQTTNLMIGLEHEEIEI; translated from the coding sequence ATGAGTATGGGTTCTGTACAAACTCCATCACTTCTTATGTATAATAAGATGCTCAAATCTCTTGCTGAGACAAAGAGTTACACGAAAGTTTTGGCTTTGTTCGGTGAATTGCGAGGACAAGGCTTGTATCCTGATAGTTTCACTTTACCGGTTGTTCTGAAATCAATTGGTCGTTTGAGGAAGGTTCTAGAAGGTGAGAAGGTTCATGGTTATGCTGTGAAAGCTGGGCTTGAGTTCGATTCTTATGTATCCAATTCACTCATGGGGATGTATGCTTCATCGGGTAAAATGGAGATCACTCATaaagtgttcgatgaaatgcctcaACGGGATGTTGTATCTTGGAACGGGTTGATTTCTAGTTATGTTGGGCATGGGAGGTTTGAAGATGCCGTTGCTGTGTTTAAAAGGATGAGCCAGGAGAGCAATTTGAAGGCTGATGAGAGTACGATTGTGAGCACTCTTTCAGCTTGTTCGGTTTTGAAGAATTTGGAAGTTGGTGAAAAGATTTATAAGTATGTTGTCACAGAATTTGAAATGAGTGTTAAGATTGGTAACACATTGGTTGATATGTTCTGTAAATGTGGGTGTCTCGATAAGGCTAGAGCTGTTTTTGATTCGATAAGAGACAAGAATGTCAAGTGTTGGACTAGCATGGTTTCTGGGTATGTTAGTAACGGTAAGATTGATGAGGCTAGAGAGTTGTTTGAGAGAAGTCCTGTAAAAGATGTTGTTCTTTGGACAGCTATGATGAATGGTTATGTTCAGTTTAACCGGTTTGACGAGGCACTGGACTTGTTCAGGTGCATGCAGACTGAAGGAATTAGGCCTGATAATTTCGTGTTAGTCTCTCTCTTGACAGGTTGTGCACAGAGTGGAGCTTTAGAGCAAGGGAAGTGGATACATGGTTACATACGTGAGAACAGAGTTACAGTAGATAAAGTAGTTGGTACTGCTCTTGTTGACATGTATGCAAAATGTGGATGTATTGAGACAGCTCTAGGGGTTTTCTATGAAATGAAGGAGAGAGATACGGCTTCATGGACATCACTTATCTACGGTCTTGCCATGAATGGGATGTCAGGGAGAGCTTTGGATTTGTATAACGAAATGGAACATATCGGTGTTAGGGTAGATGATATAACCTTTGTTGCGGTCTTAACAGCTTGTAATCATGGTGGATTTGTAGAGGAAGGACGTAGAATTTTCTATTCAATGAACAAAGTACATAAGATCCAGCCTAAATCAGAGCACTGCAGCTGTCTGATTGACCTACTATGCAGAGCTGGGTTATTAGATGAAGCTGAGGACTTGATAAGTGAAATGCGAAGTGAAAACGATGAAACTCTAGTTCCTGTGTACTGTTCTTTGCTTAGCGCTGCTCGGAACTATGGGAACGTAGAAATAGCTGAACGGGTAGCGGAAAAGCTCGAGAAAGTGGAAGTAAGTGATTCTAGTGCTCATACTCTGCTGGCAAGTGTATACGCGTCTGCTAATAGATGGGAAGATGTAACAAATGTGAGAAGGAAAATGAAAGATATGGGAATCAGAAAGTTTCCTGGTTGCAGCTCCATCAAGATTGAAGGGGTTTGTCATGAATTTATTCTTGGAGATGATCCATCATCTCACCCAAAAATGGATGAGATCAACTCAATGCTGCATCAAACGACTAATCTGATGATTGGTTTGGAACATgaagaaattgaaatttga
- the LOC104757800 gene encoding SH3 domain-containing protein 1: MEAIRKQAAKLREQVARQQQAVLKHLGHVNADAVVVDEEELHCHQKLQDLYSSTKAAKRLQRNIVRGLEGFIATGTKVVEIGLKFAEDFKKYGDENPDANTPLSRVAHHFGTSYKSVEGERETLLVVLSEQVCEPIRTMIYSAPLEDARHLVNHYDRLRQEVEAQATDVLRRRSKLKESDISEEAYIKLKNSESRLAELKTSMKTLGKEATKAMLEVDDQQQNVTYQRLRALVEAERTYHRNALDILDKLHAEMIAEEESIGSSPKSLPLHLEDASSLPQEEVGSNPSGEIKSNTSGEIQSNRREETKSNPQEVVTKPNPKDEMKSSPRKETKSTHQKELKSSPQEEIKKSNGSDDHHNHQLLSQNDSYFLAKVVHPFDAQAPGELSLAVDDYVIVRQVAGTGWSEGEYKGKAGWFPSAYVEKQEKAPASKIVESNVK, encoded by the exons aTGGAAGCTATAAGAAAGCAAGCGGCGAAGCTCAGAGAGCAAGTCGCCAGGCAACAGCAA GCGGTTCTGAAGCATTTAGGGCATGTTAACGCGgatgctgttgttgttgatgaagaagagcttCATTGTCATCAGAAGCTTCAAGATCTGTATAGCTCTACTAAGGCTGCAAAg CGTTTGCAAAGGAATATTGTTCGCGGACTCGAAGGTTTCATTGCGACCGGCACGAAAGTTGTTGAGATTG GGTTGAAGTTTGCTGAAGATTTTAAGAAATATGGAGATGAGAATCCTGATGCTAATACTCCTCTCTCAAGAGTTGCACATCACTTTGGTACCTCTTACAAGTCGGTGGAAGGCGAGAGGGAAACGCTCCTTGTAGTTCTTAGTGAGCAG gttTGTGAGCCAATTCGTACAATGATATATAGTGCGCCTTTGGAAGATGCTAGGCATTTGGTAAATCACTATGACAGGCTGAGACAAGAAGTTGAAGCTCAg GCAACTGATGTACTGAGGAGAAGATCAAAGTTGAAGGAATCTGATATTTCTGAAGAAGCCTACATAAAACTTAAGAATTCCGAATCGAGATTGGCTGAGCTCAAAACAAGTATGAAAACTCTTGGCAAAGAAGCTACTAAGGCCATGTTGGAAGTCGATGATCAGCAGCAAAATGTTACTTATCAGCGCCTCCGTGCTCTG GTTGAAGCTGAGAGAACATATCATCGTAATGCTCTTGATATCCTCGACAAGCTACATGCTGAG ATGATTGCTGAGGAAGAATCTATAGGATCATCACCAAAGTCACTACCTTTACATTTAGAGgatgcttcttctcttccccAAGAAGAAGTGGGTTCAAATCCCTCAGGAGAGATCAAATCAAATACCTCGGGAGAGATCCAGTCAAATCGTCGAGAAGAAACCAAGTCGAATCCCCAAGAAGTAGTAACCAAACCCAATCCCAAGGACGAAATGAAGTCCAGTCCTCgaaaagaaaccaaatccaCTCACCAGAAAGAACTCAAGTCTAGTCCACAGGAAGAGATCAAGAAGTCCAATGGATCTGATGATCATCACAACCATCAACTTCTCAGTCAGAATGATTCCTACTTTCTTGCAAAG GTTGTGCACCCGTTTGATGCTCAAGCCCCAGGGGAACTCAGTCTCGCTGTCGATGATTATGTAATTGTGCGGCAG GTGGCTGGAACAGGCTGGTCAGAAGGAGAATACAAGGGCAAAGCCGGATGGTTTCCTTCTGCTTAcgttgagaaacaagagaaagcTCCCGCGAGCAAGATCGTGGAATCAAACGTCAAGTAG
- the LOC104757801 gene encoding vitellogenin-2, protein MAADFGYFSDTDDSAVEELVSQAKELSALEQIAAINCSGFTDSTLPDDLESRFRRLKSLPAPPRTEPVSSSSSKNTKKHLTPSKSVASHPKEDVNFSGNRRNQGKNPGFVSLSDEDSSKITRKKRDLDLKSSSRAELVSNGSGDFSDSGNISETKLFSPAKQTKKEKRRVVSSSSSSDDLATPPSTDSEPEKKSKSKSKSSSWFDKLSPSKIIGSIWRSSPKKSPTNNKILKSCKSFNTAAAYSSGRERNLDFDEFLSDLNAFPVEDQRKMLKKALKEQQKMRKEAAAIIKMAKQASAKFDFDD, encoded by the coding sequence ATGGCGGCGGATTTTGGGTATTTTTCTGATACAGACGATTCAGCAGTAGAGGAACTGGTTTCTCAAGCGAAGGAGCTTTCGGCTTTGGAGCAAATAGCTGCGATCAATTGTTCTGGATTCACCGATTCTACTCTTCCCGATGATCTCGAATCTCGTTTCCGTCGCCTCAAGTCTCTTCCAGCTCCTCCACGAACCGAACCggtttcctcttcttcgtcGAAGAACACGAAGAAGCATCTTACGCCGTCCAAGAGCGTGGCGAGTCATCCGAAAGAGGATgtgaatttctcaggaaatcgACGAAATCAAGGTAAAAATCCTGGTTTCGTGAGTTTATCTGATGAAGATTCGAGTAAAATCACGAGAAAGAAACGAGATCTGGACTTGAAATCGAGTTCGCGAGCTGAGCTTGTCTCTAATGGAAGTGGAGATTTCTCAGATTCTGGAAACATCAGTGAGACTAAGCTTTTCTCGCCAgctaaacaaaccaaaaaagagaaaCGCAGAGtcgtatcatcatcatcatcttcggaTGATTTAGCTACACCACCATCAACAGATTCAGAACCAGAGAAGAAATCGAAATCCAAATCCAAGTCCTCATCATGGTTCGATAAGTTATCTCCGTCGAAGATCATCGGATCAATTTGGCGTTCTTCACCGAAGAAATCACCAACCAACAACAAGATTCTCAAAAGTTGTAAATCGTTTAACACTGCTGCTGCTTACTCTTCTGGTCGAGAGAGGAACCTCGATTTCGACGagtttttatctgatttgaatGCGTTCCCAGTCGAAGATCAGAGAAAAATGTTGAAGAAAGCTCTCAAAGAGCAGCAGAAGATGAGGAAAGAAGCAGCTGCTATCATCAAAATGGCCAAACAGGCTTCAGCTAAATTCGATTTTGATGATTGA
- the LOC104757797 gene encoding uncharacterized protein LOC104757797: MATAATLSLKPPVSFFYGGNQRDGGRRVTVARVSRGEKFHESIVRLSASTVLFLGLSSLRVCSPASARLLPPPIVATENEISTETVAGEENHEVEDEKLEADFEAYKAKVYSLSVPLKLVALRGSVPPSWIKEFMSSQGKRVRLKTRFLANLEEIFFDLSKPSKKGKKGSASTAAADMISIGDSWLSYAIKEKLIEPMKGIEDQDWYKGLSDRWKVYLRRNYAGEKAPDGEMWAVPYRWGTIVIAYKKSKFQNYKLAPIEDWDDLWRPELAGRIAMVNCPREVIGAVLKYMGASYNTTDLDSQVAGGRIAVENNLASLMKQIRLFDSNNYLKAFNVGDVWVTVGWSSDIIPVAKRMSNVTVIVPKSGATLWADLWAIPAVSDSGKEAEKIGGRVRGPSPIIHQWIEFCLQPTRSLPFTREVIPGASPSALEGTLVKEPKEAKKDRSKLDTNLISGVPPPEILSKCEFLEPLPEATLLEYHLLVDTVKKQSQRPSLVEKLQDIVSIRVPGFRKKLDSEMKKNI; this comes from the exons ATGGCTACGGCGGCGACTCTTTCCCTGAAACCGCCGGTGAGCTTCTTTTACGGCGGGAACCAACGCGACGGAGGAAGGAGGGTCACCGTCGCACGAGTTTCTCGAGGCGAAAAGTTTCATGAGAGTATAGTTCGCCTCTCTGCTTCGACTGTGCTGTTCCTCGGTTTAAGCAGTCTTCGCGTCTGTTCTCCGGCCTCAGCTCGGTTACTACCTCCGCCGATTGTGGCTACGGAGAATGAAATCAGTACAGAAACTGTAGCTG GTGAAGAGAATCACGAAGTTGAAGATGAGAAGTTGGAAGCAGACTTCGAAGCTTACAAAGCTAAAGTGTATTCTCTGAGTGTGCCGTTAAAACTCGTTGCCTTGCGTGGCTCAGTGCCACCATCATGGATTAAG GAATTTATGAGCTCACAAGGGAAGAGAGTGAGGTTAAAGACTCGGTTCTTAGCAAATCTTGAAGAGATTTTCTTTGATCTATCTAAGCCTAgtaaaaaggggaaaaagggTTCTGCTTCAACTGCAGCAGCTGATATGATTAGTATTGGTGATTCTTGGCTTAGTTATGCTATTAAGGAAAAGCTGATTGAGCCAATGAAAGGGATAGAAGATCAAGACTGGTATAAAGGCTTGAGTGATAGATGGAAG GTTTATCTCCGCAGGAACTATGCGGGAGAAAAAGCTCCTGACGGTGAAATGTGGGCGGTACCATATCGCTGGGGGACCATTGTAATAGCATACAAAAAGAGCAAATTTCAGAATTACAAATTGGCTCCGATAGAG GACTGGGATGATCTGTGGCGACCCGAGCTTGCAGGGAGGATCGCAATGGTAAATTGTCCTAGAGAGGTTATTGGTGCTGTTCTCAAATACATGGGAGCATCATACAACACGACAGACCTGGATTCACAAGTTGCTGGAGGAAGAATCGCCGTGGAAAATAATCTAGCATCACTTATGAAACAG ATTAGACTGTTTGACAGTAACAACTATTTAAAAGCTTTCAATGTCGGAGATGTCTGGGTCACTGTTGGGTGGAGCAGCGATATTATCCCTGTCGCAAAACGTATGTCTAATGTTACAGTGATTGTTCCCAAGTCCGGGGCCACCTTATGGGCTGATCTATGG GCAATCCCGGCTGTTTCTGACTCTGGTAAAGAAGCAGAAAAGATAGGAGGACGAGTCCGAGGCCCATCTCCAATAATCCACCAGTGGATAGAATTCTGCTTGCAACCCACAAGATCATTACCCTTCACACGGGAAGTGATTCCTGGTGCATCTCCTTCAGCCCTTGAGGGTACACTGGTTAAAGAAcccaaagaagcaaagaaagacAGATCAAAACTGGACACAAACCTCATCTCAGGTGTTCCTCCTCCAGAGATTTTGTCTAAGTGTGAGTTCTTGGAACCTTTACCAGAGGCTACGCTATTGGAATACCATCTTTTGGTTGATACTGTAAAAAAGCAAAGCCAAAGACCTAGCCTTGTGGAGAAACTACAGGACATTGTTTCGATTCGAGTTCCAGGTTTTAGGAAAAAGCTCGACTCcgagatgaagaaaaatatttga